Within Kineothrix sp. MB12-C1, the genomic segment TCCTATTATAACAGGCGAACCTGCATCTTCTGCCGCAGAAATGATTCCGCGTGCCAACTCGAGATTCACTGCATTAAACATGCCGACTGCATATTTATTTTTCCTTGCAGGCAGCAGAACTTTATTCATATTTACAAGCATATTTTAGCTCCTTTATTTAACTTTTTCCCATCCGTTCGTTATTTTATTCTCTAATTCTTCAAAACTTTTCAATCCGCTCAAAGCATCATAAGCCTCAACACAAGAGGCTCCTGTTGCGGCAGCAAGACGTACGCTGTTCTCCGGTGTGCGTCCTTCCAACATAGCCGTTAGAAAAGCCGCAATACTCGTATCGCCTGCTCCTGTTCCGGATAAAACTCTGTCCGGTGTATAACTTTTCTCGAAGCCTTCCTTATCTGCCCACTCCTGAACATCAAGCCCCAATCTGCTTCCTGTTTTCTTAAGAGTATCCGTGTCGGCTGTGCAGTAATACATTCCCGAAACACCGCATTTAATGAGCAGAACCTTTGCACCCATTTTCATGCACCTATCAGCTAACGGACGGATATCTTTTTCCAAATCCAAAATTTCTGTAATATCTCTGCCTGCCGCCCTACTCTGCCAATCTTCGAATCCGGTTCTATCGAGCATAAAGCAAAGTTCCTCGACACTCGGTACGAAAATATCCACATAAGGCATAACTTTTTCCAGAATTTTCTCCCAATCTGCCTGACCCGCCTCCGACGTAGGGTCAACTGCCGCAAGATCTAAGGAAGTGGCAGCTCCGGCTCTCTTTACTCTTTGCATCAAACGAAGAAGTTCTTCCCCCTCTTCTTCATACATACGCTTCATAATAGGAGGATAACCGAAATGAAACAGTGCTGCTTCTTCCAGCTTTTCCTGCGGGATGTCCTCTGACATAAAAATATCGTTGGCACCGGGATTGTGCAGGAAGATTCTGTCGATGCCCGGAATTGCCAGAATAACCGAATAAGAAGTGGATTCTTCCTTTGCAATTAACATATCTTCCTCTGCATGATACTCTTTTAAAATATCCAGCACAATCTTTCCAAAAGCATCATCACCTATTTTCCCCATTAATGCTACATCTGCTCCCAAGATTTTCATGGCAAGTCCTGTATTTGCCACAGAACCTCCCGTATGCACATCCGCTTCCTTCATCTGTATCAACTTTCCTGGCTTTAATAGCGCCTCAGGTCTTTCTACTTTTCGCCCATAAAAAACAGGTGTAATATCCAGACAGATATGCCCTGCCGCAATAACCTTCTTTCTCATTGCACTCACCTCATTGTTCCTATCCCCCTCCGCGTAAACTAACAGAGTCCTATTCAATACCCATCAGCAGATTCATCACATACATTTCAAGACCTTCAAAATCCCTTTTCTCAACACATTCCTTCTGGAAATCATAGTCGAATCGATCAACCTTCGCTTCCAATGCCTTGAATATATTCAAGCTATTCTCCAGATGCTTATAACTATCTTCATCCTTTGTCGTTCTCATAGCCTTTACATCCAGACCTATATACTCCCCGCGGTCTCCATATCCGTTTTCCTTCAATACCTTTACCTGATTAAAGGCTGAGCGGAGATTCTCAACACCAAAAGACTTATCCTGATCATATTTAATGTTGTTTTGGTCATTTAAATGTACGGTCATTAATTTGCCCATTGCCAACGCAAAACCAATCTCATGAGCCGGATCGAGGCCTGCCAGAATTGCATGTGCACTCTCCAAATTGCCTCCTACTCTGGATGGATCAATGGTCGCAGCAGAAATTGCCATTACGTGTCCCATTGTGCCGCAAATACTTCTATCGATTGGTTCATTTGGCTTAGGCTCGATACAGATACGAATCTTTGGATCATACTCGAGCATCTTATTAATTGCTTCGATCAACATTTTCGTTGCCCATACCGGAGACTTGCTTTCCGCACAGAGCGTTCCCTCTCTGGCAAGCCACAGTACGACCATATCACATCCTAATTCATTGGCGATATCAATCGAACGATACGCTCTCCACATCGCATACTCTCTGTCTTCTTCGGACGTACTCATAAATCCGCCATCCACCGTATGCTCATCCATCCAAAGCCTCGGCGCAACGAACTCCGATTTCAATCCGTATTTATCCAATGTCTCCTTTAATTCTCTTGCTTTTTCCTTTATTTCTTCTTCGGTGTAATCATTGATATTAGGTACCGCATCATCATCATGGAATTGAATCGCCTCAAAGCCCATCTCCGCAAATCTTTTATACTTCTCCTCAGTTGGGATCTCCGCCCTCGTCGCCGGTCCATAGGAATCCGCTCCCGAGTGTACATTCCATGGTCCTACTGAAAATCTAAATTTACCCATCTTCTTTTATCTCCTTTTATTGTTTAGTAGTCGATTGCGAAACTCATAAAATCTCATTATTTTATACACAATTCATGAAATTTGAGACGAAAGAATTGTATGAAAGATTTTTCAAGCGATTTTTTGCTACGGAGCTGAGACATAGGAATCCTTGAAGCCTTTGCTGAAAAGGATTCCTGCTTTGGCTCAGTGAAGTGTATAGCATAACCAGAGCATGGAAAACTTTCTTACAATCTTTCTTATTAAATACTGCATTTATTGTGTATGAAATTTTACAACTTATCTGTTTCGCAATTACTTAATCATTATACTTTCAGTTCCACCCATACATTGCCGTTTTGGCTGCTTTCCAAACATGCTTCCACGTACTTCAATCCTTTAATCCCATCTTCGATCAGGGGATAATCTATCATCTCCATCGTAAAGGTTCCCGCTTTCTTGGCCGCAACACACTCGGTAAAGCTATCATATAAATTCGCCATGGCTTCCAGCCAGCCTTCCGCATGGGCTGCCGGCGTCCTGCAGTATTTCGCCGCACCCGGAGTCATCACCTTATATCCCCTCTTAATCGTATGAGAAATACCATCCTCTTTGGCTATCACCACTTCCTCGGAGTTCTCTTGAAACCAAAATATAGAACCTTTGGAACCGAATATCCGGACACGCAGGCCATTATCACATCCGATGGCGATCTGGGATGACCAGTTCATACCGGTTGCTCCGCCCTCATATTCCACCAAAATCTGGTCATTGTCATCCAACTTTCTTCCCGGAACTACAATATCCAGCTTAGCAAGAACTCTTTTTATCTTCAGCCCTGTCATAGTTCCCACTGTATTTTCCACATGGGTTCCAATATCACCGAGGCAGTTCACTTTTCCCGCCTGTGCCGGATCACAACGCCATTCTCCCTGTTTACCGCCGGAGTTATTCTCGTCATACAGCCAACCCTGCGGATATTCTGCCATTACAGTTCTTATATCACCGATTTCCCCACTTTTGATCAGATCCCGTATGTATTTAACGGTTACATATCCTGTGTAGGTATAAGTAACCATAAATAAAAGTCCCTTTTCATCGGCAATACGCTTCAGTTCTCCTGCCTGTACACTCTCTAACACCAAAGGTTTATCGCAAGACACATGAATACCTGCCTCTAAAAATGCTTTGCAGATTTCATAATGTGTCACATTCGGCGTAACGATAACCACAAAATCTATTCCATCTTCTCTCGCACTTTCCGCTTCCGCCATTTCTTTATAATTTGCATAGCAGCGATCCGCGCTCAATCCGAGCTTCTCTCCCTGTGCTTTGTTCTTTTCCGGGTTCCTGGAAAAGCACCCCGCCACAAGCCGAGCTGAATTATCAATACTTATTGCTTTTCTATGGGCATCTCCGACAAGTGCTCCCGGCCCTCCGCCAACCATACCATAGGTCAATATTTTTCTCATCGTATTACCTCCTTCTAACCTTACTATAGCAGTGATGATTGTTGATTTCATAGACTAATTGATGTTTCTATCATGACTAATTAGCTTTTTACATTATCTTTACAGCACTTCCACTCTCTCCATGCTTTTACTTTGATAAACTTTTAATGAACTTATCATAACAGTATGTTTCTATAATACCTTGTACAAATCAGAGATTAGAACCATGACTAATTTGTTATTTCAGTTTACATACCTTTTCTTTTACTTTATACTGAACTCGAGGTGATAAGAGTGAATAATAAATTTTCATTCCCACTTGTATACGTGCCAAAGCACACTGATAGGAGCTAAATATGCAAGATGAATTCGAAGTAATTTCTCATTCTGTGATGAAGTATAAGCTATTTCTTGTGAATATGCTTTACCGAACTCCGCATACCCATAAGGATTTTGAAATCTGCCTTCTTTTAGATGGGGAAATCACGCTTTTTTCTTATGGAGATTCCTTTACCTTCGATAAGAAAGGGTTTTGGATTATGAATCCGTTTGAAAGTCACGAACTGAAGGCGCAAAGTCCCGCACTGCTCTTATCCTTGCAGGTTTCCCCCTCCTTTTTCAAGTCCTATTTTCCACAGATAGAAAACATAGAATTTGCCCCGCCGGATAGTTTTCACAAGAGCGATAAAAGTACTTATGATACTTTAAGTAAAATGCTCATTGAAATCGCATATACATTTTTCGCTCGTAAAAATAGATATGAATTGAGATGTACCGGTTTAATTAATATATTTTTCGATTGTTTACTGGAACATTTCCCACATACCCTACTTTCTGAGAAAGAAAAAATTGCATCCAAAAACAAAGCGGTCCGCATGCGGAACATTACCGATTACATCGACAGCCATTATTCCGAAAAGCTATTGCTTTCAGAAATCGCTGAGCAAGAAAGCCTTTCTTTAAACTATTTATCTCACTTTTTCAAAGATTCCTTCGGCATGCCATTCCAGGAATATCTTCTGCGAATCCGCTGTGA encodes:
- a CDS encoding carbohydrate kinase family protein; translation: MRKKVIAAGHICLDITPVFYGRKVERPEALLKPGKLIQMKEADVHTGGSVANTGLAMKILGADVALMGKIGDDAFGKIVLDILKEYHAEEDMLIAKEESTSYSVILAIPGIDRIFLHNPGANDIFMSEDIPQEKLEEAALFHFGYPPIMKRMYEEEGEELLRLMQRVKRAGAATSLDLAAVDPTSEAGQADWEKILEKVMPYVDIFVPSVEELCFMLDRTGFEDWQSRAAGRDITEILDLEKDIRPLADRCMKMGAKVLLIKCGVSGMYYCTADTDTLKKTGSRLGLDVQEWADKEGFEKSYTPDRVLSGTGAGDTSIAAFLTAMLEGRTPENSVRLAAATGASCVEAYDALSGLKSFEELENKITNGWEKVK
- a CDS encoding TIM barrel protein, with translation MGKFRFSVGPWNVHSGADSYGPATRAEIPTEEKYKRFAEMGFEAIQFHDDDAVPNINDYTEEEIKEKARELKETLDKYGLKSEFVAPRLWMDEHTVDGGFMSTSEEDREYAMWRAYRSIDIANELGCDMVVLWLAREGTLCAESKSPVWATKMLIEAINKMLEYDPKIRICIEPKPNEPIDRSICGTMGHVMAISAATIDPSRVGGNLESAHAILAGLDPAHEIGFALAMGKLMTVHLNDQNNIKYDQDKSFGVENLRSAFNQVKVLKENGYGDRGEYIGLDVKAMRTTKDEDSYKHLENSLNIFKALEAKVDRFDYDFQKECVEKRDFEGLEMYVMNLLMGIE
- a CDS encoding Gfo/Idh/MocA family protein, which encodes MRKILTYGMVGGGPGALVGDAHRKAISIDNSARLVAGCFSRNPEKNKAQGEKLGLSADRCYANYKEMAEAESAREDGIDFVVIVTPNVTHYEICKAFLEAGIHVSCDKPLVLESVQAGELKRIADEKGLLFMVTYTYTGYVTVKYIRDLIKSGEIGDIRTVMAEYPQGWLYDENNSGGKQGEWRCDPAQAGKVNCLGDIGTHVENTVGTMTGLKIKRVLAKLDIVVPGRKLDDNDQILVEYEGGATGMNWSSQIAIGCDNGLRVRIFGSKGSIFWFQENSEEVVIAKEDGISHTIKRGYKVMTPGAAKYCRTPAAHAEGWLEAMANLYDSFTECVAAKKAGTFTMEMIDYPLIEDGIKGLKYVEACLESSQNGNVWVELKV
- a CDS encoding helix-turn-helix transcriptional regulator produces the protein MQDEFEVISHSVMKYKLFLVNMLYRTPHTHKDFEICLLLDGEITLFSYGDSFTFDKKGFWIMNPFESHELKAQSPALLLSLQVSPSFFKSYFPQIENIEFAPPDSFHKSDKSTYDTLSKMLIEIAYTFFARKNRYELRCTGLINIFFDCLLEHFPHTLLSEKEKIASKNKAVRMRNITDYIDSHYSEKLLLSEIAEQESLSLNYLSHFFKDSFGMPFQEYLLRIRCEKARQLLLLTNLSLLDICISCGFSDPKYFNKGFQKQYGCSPKEYRRNFEHEELRQQQKSMLTTQEFMSPSTSMIILEKHLTSGDFAF